From the genome of Homalodisca vitripennis isolate AUS2020 chromosome 8, UT_GWSS_2.1, whole genome shotgun sequence, one region includes:
- the LOC124367283 gene encoding RNA exonuclease 1 homolog isoform X3 produces the protein MLLLVYPGLETDTIAPKEAVDHATTSKHKKKHQTEKWNQKLSKQTYTHSWMVTSLKGHTGQVTDIDFSPNGKFLVTCAEADGSSGTSSGSENNKENNPRQPTLSRRQKKNRTRKDDGSPGTVKKKETVRKQKQKPSPEMSRQLQSLNLSSEYELDAYLRTYLMTPQQLVELGFPFENALYPGKGMIMKTSDPSQKVINTHRPGFDVNAREFVPKENNSFYMNSLINSLEDERHSYGGRVSRLPTETRAEARKCVRCMKEFFVTNNGEYLSEEQCVYHWGRIHPNKEHPTHYVCCQGKPHSRGCTLGRLHVWSGISVGMNGPLEGFVRTRPRKNPPADELPGIYGLDCEMCYTTTGLELARVTVVARDGKLVYDSIVRPESEVIDYNTRFSGVSAKDYSNGRCSKSLREVQSDLMGFIKADTILIGHGLENDLRALKMIHNTCVDTSVIFPHHYGLPYRRSLKSLAIYLLNRSIQTSPAGHDSSEDARTCIGLMLYRIQKDYHLNLKFSV, from the exons ATGTTGTTGCTTGTTTACCCAG GTCTAGAAACTGATACCATCGCTCCGAAGGAGGCGGTGGATCACGCTACGACTTCAAAGCATAAGAAGAAGCATCAGACCGAGAAATGGAACCAGAAGCTGTCGAAACAGACCTACACGCACTCCTGGATGGTCACCTCGCTGAAAGGTCACACAGGTCAGGTCACTGACATCGACTTCAGTCCCAACGGAAAGTTCCTTGTCACGTGTGCTGAAG CAGATGGCAGCAGTGGTACATCAAGCGGAAGCGAGAACAACAAAGAGAATAACCCACGTCAGCCCACACTGAGTCGACGGCAGAAGAAAAACCGGACCAGAAAGGATGACGGGTCTCCGGGTACCGTGAAGAAGAAGGAAACGGTGAGAAAGCAGAAGCAGAAACCGTCACCGGAGATGTCAAGACAGTTACAGTCCCTCAACCTGTCTTCGGAGTACGAGTTGGACGCCTATCTTCGCACCTACCTCATGACTCCCCAACAGCTCGTGGAACTGGGGTTTCCGTTCGAGAATGCTCTGTATCCAGGCAAAGGGATGATTATGAAGACTTCCGATCCCAGCCAGAAAGTTATAAACACCCATAGACCTGGCTTTGATGTTAACGCTAGAGAATTTGTGccaaaagaaaataattctttttatatgaaCAGTCTCATTAACAGCCTGGAGGATGAGCGCCATTCTTACGGAGGGAGGGTATCTCGACTACCAACTGAGACGAGAGCTGAGGCACGCAAGTGCGTCAGGTGCATGAAGGAATTCTTCGTCACCAACAATGGCGAATATTTAAGTGAAGAGCAATGTGTCTACCATTGGGGACGAATCCATCCTAATAAGGAGCATCCGACACACTACGTGTGCTGCCAAGGGAAACCTCACTCCAGAGGGTGCACTTTAGGCAGATTACATGTCTGGAGCGGCATCTCCGTAGGAATGAATGGCCCTCTGGAGGGCTTTGTGCGGACACGCCCACGGAAGAATCCTCCTGCAGACGAGCTTCCGGGTATCTACGGATTAGACTGCGAGATGTGTTACACTACGACAGGGTTAGAGTTGGCAAGAGTCACAGTCGTCGCTAGAGACGGAAAATTGGTCTATGATTCGATAGTCCGGCCAGAGTCGGAAGTAATAGATTATAATACCAGGTTCTCGGGCGTGTCTGCCAAAGACTACAGCAACGGTAGGTGCTCTAAGTCACTGCGTGAGGTGCAAAGTGACCTCATGGGATTTATCAAAGCCGACACGATTCTGATCGGACACGGGTTAGAAAATGATCTACGTGCCCTGAAGATGATCCATAATACATGTGTAGACACTTCTGTCATTTTTCCCCACCACTACGGCCTTCCTTATCGCCGCTCGTTGAAAAGTCTCGCAATTTATCTCCTCAACAGATCGATACAAACGTCTCCTGCTGGCCACGACAGTTCAGAAGACGCGAGGACTTGTATCGGTCTTATGTTGTACAGAATCCAAAAGGACTACCACCTTAATCTTAAGTTTAGTGTGTGA
- the LOC124367283 gene encoding RNA exonuclease 1 homolog isoform X2, with product MEFVSAVSDNTTVILSVILGATVLVISYLINKTKEENVQSLETDTIAPKEAVDHATTSKHKKKHQTEKWNQKLSKQTYTHSWMVTSLKGHTGQVTDIDFSPNGKFLVTCAEDGSSGTSSGSENNKENNPRQPTLSRRQKKNRTRKDDGSPGTVKKKETVRKQKQKPSPEMSRQLQSLNLSSEYELDAYLRTYLMTPQQLVELGFPFENALYPGKGMIMKTSDPSQKVINTHRPGFDVNAREFVPKENNSFYMNSLINSLEDERHSYGGRVSRLPTETRAEARKCVRCMKEFFVTNNGEYLSEEQCVYHWGRIHPNKEHPTHYVCCQGKPHSRGCTLGRLHVWSGISVGMNGPLEGFVRTRPRKNPPADELPGIYGLDCEMCYTTTGLELARVTVVARDGKLVYDSIVRPESEVIDYNTRFSGVSAKDYSNGRCSKSLREVQSDLMGFIKADTILIGHGLENDLRALKMIHNTCVDTSVIFPHHYGLPYRRSLKSLAIYLLNRSIQTSPAGHDSSEDARTCIGLMLYRIQKDYHLNLKFSV from the exons ATGGAGTTCGTAAGTGCAGTGAGCGACAACACAACTGTTATTTTGTCCGTAATATTAGGGGCGacagttttagttatttcatacttaataaaCAAGACCAAAGAAGAAAACGTGCAAA GTCTAGAAACTGATACCATCGCTCCGAAGGAGGCGGTGGATCACGCTACGACTTCAAAGCATAAGAAGAAGCATCAGACCGAGAAATGGAACCAGAAGCTGTCGAAACAGACCTACACGCACTCCTGGATGGTCACCTCGCTGAAAGGTCACACAGGTCAGGTCACTGACATCGACTTCAGTCCCAACGGAAAGTTCCTTGTCACGTGTGCTGAAG ATGGCAGCAGTGGTACATCAAGCGGAAGCGAGAACAACAAAGAGAATAACCCACGTCAGCCCACACTGAGTCGACGGCAGAAGAAAAACCGGACCAGAAAGGATGACGGGTCTCCGGGTACCGTGAAGAAGAAGGAAACGGTGAGAAAGCAGAAGCAGAAACCGTCACCGGAGATGTCAAGACAGTTACAGTCCCTCAACCTGTCTTCGGAGTACGAGTTGGACGCCTATCTTCGCACCTACCTCATGACTCCCCAACAGCTCGTGGAACTGGGGTTTCCGTTCGAGAATGCTCTGTATCCAGGCAAAGGGATGATTATGAAGACTTCCGATCCCAGCCAGAAAGTTATAAACACCCATAGACCTGGCTTTGATGTTAACGCTAGAGAATTTGTGccaaaagaaaataattctttttatatgaaCAGTCTCATTAACAGCCTGGAGGATGAGCGCCATTCTTACGGAGGGAGGGTATCTCGACTACCAACTGAGACGAGAGCTGAGGCACGCAAGTGCGTCAGGTGCATGAAGGAATTCTTCGTCACCAACAATGGCGAATATTTAAGTGAAGAGCAATGTGTCTACCATTGGGGACGAATCCATCCTAATAAGGAGCATCCGACACACTACGTGTGCTGCCAAGGGAAACCTCACTCCAGAGGGTGCACTTTAGGCAGATTACATGTCTGGAGCGGCATCTCCGTAGGAATGAATGGCCCTCTGGAGGGCTTTGTGCGGACACGCCCACGGAAGAATCCTCCTGCAGACGAGCTTCCGGGTATCTACGGATTAGACTGCGAGATGTGTTACACTACGACAGGGTTAGAGTTGGCAAGAGTCACAGTCGTCGCTAGAGACGGAAAATTGGTCTATGATTCGATAGTCCGGCCAGAGTCGGAAGTAATAGATTATAATACCAGGTTCTCGGGCGTGTCTGCCAAAGACTACAGCAACGGTAGGTGCTCTAAGTCACTGCGTGAGGTGCAAAGTGACCTCATGGGATTTATCAAAGCCGACACGATTCTGATCGGACACGGGTTAGAAAATGATCTACGTGCCCTGAAGATGATCCATAATACATGTGTAGACACTTCTGTCATTTTTCCCCACCACTACGGCCTTCCTTATCGCCGCTCGTTGAAAAGTCTCGCAATTTATCTCCTCAACAGATCGATACAAACGTCTCCTGCTGGCCACGACAGTTCAGAAGACGCGAGGACTTGTATCGGTCTTATGTTGTACAGAATCCAAAAGGACTACCACCTTAATCTTAAGTTTAGTGTGTGA
- the LOC124367283 gene encoding RNA exonuclease 1 homolog isoform X1: MEFVSAVSDNTTVILSVILGATVLVISYLINKTKEENVQSLETDTIAPKEAVDHATTSKHKKKHQTEKWNQKLSKQTYTHSWMVTSLKGHTGQVTDIDFSPNGKFLVTCAEADGSSGTSSGSENNKENNPRQPTLSRRQKKNRTRKDDGSPGTVKKKETVRKQKQKPSPEMSRQLQSLNLSSEYELDAYLRTYLMTPQQLVELGFPFENALYPGKGMIMKTSDPSQKVINTHRPGFDVNAREFVPKENNSFYMNSLINSLEDERHSYGGRVSRLPTETRAEARKCVRCMKEFFVTNNGEYLSEEQCVYHWGRIHPNKEHPTHYVCCQGKPHSRGCTLGRLHVWSGISVGMNGPLEGFVRTRPRKNPPADELPGIYGLDCEMCYTTTGLELARVTVVARDGKLVYDSIVRPESEVIDYNTRFSGVSAKDYSNGRCSKSLREVQSDLMGFIKADTILIGHGLENDLRALKMIHNTCVDTSVIFPHHYGLPYRRSLKSLAIYLLNRSIQTSPAGHDSSEDARTCIGLMLYRIQKDYHLNLKFSV, from the exons ATGGAGTTCGTAAGTGCAGTGAGCGACAACACAACTGTTATTTTGTCCGTAATATTAGGGGCGacagttttagttatttcatacttaataaaCAAGACCAAAGAAGAAAACGTGCAAA GTCTAGAAACTGATACCATCGCTCCGAAGGAGGCGGTGGATCACGCTACGACTTCAAAGCATAAGAAGAAGCATCAGACCGAGAAATGGAACCAGAAGCTGTCGAAACAGACCTACACGCACTCCTGGATGGTCACCTCGCTGAAAGGTCACACAGGTCAGGTCACTGACATCGACTTCAGTCCCAACGGAAAGTTCCTTGTCACGTGTGCTGAAG CAGATGGCAGCAGTGGTACATCAAGCGGAAGCGAGAACAACAAAGAGAATAACCCACGTCAGCCCACACTGAGTCGACGGCAGAAGAAAAACCGGACCAGAAAGGATGACGGGTCTCCGGGTACCGTGAAGAAGAAGGAAACGGTGAGAAAGCAGAAGCAGAAACCGTCACCGGAGATGTCAAGACAGTTACAGTCCCTCAACCTGTCTTCGGAGTACGAGTTGGACGCCTATCTTCGCACCTACCTCATGACTCCCCAACAGCTCGTGGAACTGGGGTTTCCGTTCGAGAATGCTCTGTATCCAGGCAAAGGGATGATTATGAAGACTTCCGATCCCAGCCAGAAAGTTATAAACACCCATAGACCTGGCTTTGATGTTAACGCTAGAGAATTTGTGccaaaagaaaataattctttttatatgaaCAGTCTCATTAACAGCCTGGAGGATGAGCGCCATTCTTACGGAGGGAGGGTATCTCGACTACCAACTGAGACGAGAGCTGAGGCACGCAAGTGCGTCAGGTGCATGAAGGAATTCTTCGTCACCAACAATGGCGAATATTTAAGTGAAGAGCAATGTGTCTACCATTGGGGACGAATCCATCCTAATAAGGAGCATCCGACACACTACGTGTGCTGCCAAGGGAAACCTCACTCCAGAGGGTGCACTTTAGGCAGATTACATGTCTGGAGCGGCATCTCCGTAGGAATGAATGGCCCTCTGGAGGGCTTTGTGCGGACACGCCCACGGAAGAATCCTCCTGCAGACGAGCTTCCGGGTATCTACGGATTAGACTGCGAGATGTGTTACACTACGACAGGGTTAGAGTTGGCAAGAGTCACAGTCGTCGCTAGAGACGGAAAATTGGTCTATGATTCGATAGTCCGGCCAGAGTCGGAAGTAATAGATTATAATACCAGGTTCTCGGGCGTGTCTGCCAAAGACTACAGCAACGGTAGGTGCTCTAAGTCACTGCGTGAGGTGCAAAGTGACCTCATGGGATTTATCAAAGCCGACACGATTCTGATCGGACACGGGTTAGAAAATGATCTACGTGCCCTGAAGATGATCCATAATACATGTGTAGACACTTCTGTCATTTTTCCCCACCACTACGGCCTTCCTTATCGCCGCTCGTTGAAAAGTCTCGCAATTTATCTCCTCAACAGATCGATACAAACGTCTCCTGCTGGCCACGACAGTTCAGAAGACGCGAGGACTTGTATCGGTCTTATGTTGTACAGAATCCAAAAGGACTACCACCTTAATCTTAAGTTTAGTGTGTGA